The Candidatus Krumholzibacteriia bacterium genome contains the following window.
CGCCGACATCCCACGCCAGCGTTGCTCCGGGACCGTGCCTCACCCGGCAACGCTCACGGCCCGCTCGAGATAGGCATCGTCGGTGAGCTGATCGAGCATGAAGGCCGCCACGTCGGCCCGGGAGATCCGCACCGTCCAGAGCCAGTTTCCCACCTGCGGCCCGTGTCGCACGCGGCCCCGCCGCTTGCCGTTGGTCAAGGCCCCGGGTCGCACGAGCACCCAGTCGAGGGCGCTCTGGCGCACGACGCCTTCTTGCCGGCGTTTGTCCCAGAAGTAGAACGGGAGGATGAAGGGGATGACGAAGAGTGTGTAGTAAGCTCCCATCCTGCCGAAGCTATCGCCGACACCAAGGGAGGTTTCGCACACCAGCCGGCGCACGCCGTGCGTCTGCATCGCCCGCACGAGGTTGCTGGTGCCTTCGGAGAGAATGCTGTTGGGTACGAGCCAGAGCTTGTGCCCGAGCGCGCTCAGCACCGCGTCCTGCCCGCGCACGGCCTCCATCACGCTCGCTGCATCGAGCACGTTGCCTTGGGCGAGACGGAGGCGTTCGTGCACGAGGGGCAGGCGCGCCGGCTTGCGCACGAAGGCGGTGACCTCGTGGCCGCGCTCCAGGCCTTGACGGACGATCTCGCGGCCCGTGCCGCCCGAGGCTCCGACCACCAGGATGCGCATCGGGCACTGCTCTCTCGCGGCTTCAGACACCCTCGACGAGGATCATCTTCGCTGTCGCCGTCTCGCGACGCAGCTTCTTCGCGAGAGCGTAATCCGCCGAGCTCCACCATTCCTTGGCTTGTTTCGCCGTGGGAAACTGCAACAGCACCAAACGGCTCGGGAGCCAGCCACCTTCCAAGCTCTCCACCGCCCCGCCTCGGACCAGGTAGCTCCCGCCATGCGCCGCGATGCTCTGGGAGGCCATCTTCTTGTAATCCTCGTAGCCCACCGGGTCTTCGATCCGGATGTCCACGATGACGTACGCAGCCATCGACGTCCTTCCTGCTTTCGGGTGATGTCTCGTACCACGGCGGCGGAGGCGCCGGGATCCCGTCAATGCGGCGTTTTCAGATTCCCGGCGAGAAAGGCCCGCACCTCCAGCCACGCCTCCACCGCGGCCTTCTGGTCGTAAATCGGGTTGGACGGATTGGCGAAAGCGTGGTCGGCGTCGTAACGCAGGATCTGGTGCTCCACACCTGCCTTGGCCAGCGCCGCATCGAACTCGTCCACCGCGGAGGGAGGGATGCTGCGATCCTTGTTCCCGAAGATGCCGAGGAGCGGGCACTGGATCTCCCGCAGCTTGTCGACGTCCGTGACCAGGAATCCGTAGTAGACGACGGCGGCATCCAAGTCCGCGGTGTGCAAGGCCTGCTGCAAGGACCAGCCGCCGCCGAAGCACCAGCCGATGCAGCCACGGCGCGTGGCACGGATGCGGGAATCGCTGGCGAGGAAGGCGTGCGCGGCCTGCAGGATCCGCAGCGCCCGCTCCGGGTCCACGCCCTTCATGTAGGCCATCGCCGAATCCGCGTTCGTCGCCACCTTGCCGCCGTAGAGATCCACGGCCAGCGCGGCGTAACCGTCCGCCGCCAGCCGGTCGGACCAGTGTTTGATGTTGTCGTTGAGGCCCCACCACTCGTGGATGACCACCACTCCCGGAAAAGGCGGCTCCCCCTTCTCCGGCAAGCTCAGATAGGCGCGGGCCCCGGCGACCTCCACCATGACCCCGCGGGCCGGCGGTGCTTTGTCGCTCGGTTTCTCGTGCAGCGCCTTGAACTCTTCCTCGCTCAGGATCCCGGTGAGCCCCGTGTCACGGCGCACTCCGGCGGCCGTCGAATCGGACGGCGGCTGGTTGGACGCCGGCGCTTTGCTCGGAGGTTTCGACTGCACCGGCGTCCCGCCGAAGCAGAAACCAAAGACGACGAGGGTCGCGAGACAGCGCACCATTCCGGAATGCATCCAAGAACCTCCACTCCAGCCGGCACCCAGCGGCGCGGGGATTCTAGGACATCCCGCCGTGCAGCGTCTCGAAGGGAGGGAAGAAAAATGGAGGGAAGAAAGCGGGACTCAGTGCCCGGGGGTGAGAGGCAGGGAGTCGGCGGCGGCAGCCGGCGCACCCGGTGCGGGGGCCGTCGTCGGGGACAGTGCGGGCAGGGCGCCGTTCTCGTCCAGGGGTACGGCAGGGGCCTCGGCGGTCGCCGCCGCGAGGCGCGTGTACTCCTGCCAATTCGCATTGAGCTCGGCGCGGACGAGCGCGGCAGCATCGCCATTTCCGCGCGCATCGAGGAGCGCCGCCACATGCAGGGCATAGGCTGGTCGCGACGGGTCGAGATGCTGCGCCAGGCGGGCGAGCGCGAGGGGAACGTACTGCATGCCCTGGTGTTCCAGAGATCCTGCCATTTCGTTGGTATCCCGAGCCAGCAACCGGGGTTCGGAAGTGGCGCAGGCGACGACCACGAGGAGGAGGAGAGCGAGGGTCAAGCGATCGAGCCGCTCCAGGCTCGCCGGACGGGTGCTCTGCAGCCCACAGCGGACGCTGTCGAGGATGGAAGCGGTCCAGCCGAGGGAGGCGACGAACCCGAGAGCGGCAGTGACCAGGAACACGCCCTCGAGCAGGGACGGGGACAGGGGCCAGTAATGAGTGACCCCATTGGTGCGCCACAACCATGGTGCCTTCCAGAGCAGCACCCCGGCGAGCGTGGCGACCGACGCGTTCCAAGCCGCCAGCGCCGCGCGCCCCAACGCACCCGTCGCCAGGAGTCCGGCACCGGGGACGAGCAGACTGAGGGCGCAGGCCCCGACCGGCCCGCGCAGCCAGCGCGGCAATCCTTGCGGCTCGAAGCGCGCATCCATGCCGGTGAGAACGATGGCGCGGATCCAGGCCACGATGCCGAGCCCGCTCAGCACCAGCGTGCCCAGGAGCCACGGGCCGAAAGGAATGCGACCCGCTGCGAGCCAGCGCGCGATGTCGTCCCAGCGCCATAGGGTTGCGGACCAGAATGTCGAGGCGGCGAGGCCCAGGGCGGCCCAGACGAAACGGCTACGGTCGGGCCGGAGCCAGAGCAACGCCATCGG
Protein-coding sequences here:
- a CDS encoding SDR family oxidoreductase codes for the protein MRILVVGASGGTGREIVRQGLERGHEVTAFVRKPARLPLVHERLRLAQGNVLDAASVMEAVRGQDAVLSALGHKLWLVPNSILSEGTSNLVRAMQTHGVRRLVCETSLGVGDSFGRMGAYYTLFVIPFILPFYFWDKRRQEGVVRQSALDWVLVRPGALTNGKRRGRVRHGPQVGNWLWTVRISRADVAAFMLDQLTDDAYLERAVSVAG
- a CDS encoding DUF1330 domain-containing protein; the protein is MAAYVIVDIRIEDPVGYEDYKKMASQSIAAHGGSYLVRGGAVESLEGGWLPSRLVLLQFPTAKQAKEWWSSADYALAKKLRRETATAKMILVEGV
- a CDS encoding dienelactone hydrolase family protein, whose translation is MHSGMVRCLATLVVFGFCFGGTPVQSKPPSKAPASNQPPSDSTAAGVRRDTGLTGILSEEEFKALHEKPSDKAPPARGVMVEVAGARAYLSLPEKGEPPFPGVVVIHEWWGLNDNIKHWSDRLAADGYAALAVDLYGGKVATNADSAMAYMKGVDPERALRILQAAHAFLASDSRIRATRRGCIGWCFGGGWSLQQALHTADLDAAVVYYGFLVTDVDKLREIQCPLLGIFGNKDRSIPPSAVDEFDAALAKAGVEHQILRYDADHAFANPSNPIYDQKAAVEAWLEVRAFLAGNLKTPH